A portion of the Paucilactobacillus hokkaidonensis JCM 18461 genome contains these proteins:
- a CDS encoding galactokinase: MDKNQLLDQFKQVFGVNGQRVYFSPGRINIIGEHTDYNGGNVFPCAISLGTYGVYVPRSDKQIRLYSENMKNDDIESFEIGDLKPETQAKSKWINYFKGMVVQLLQHGYQFDHGFDLLVYGNLPYGAGLSSSASIELLMGYILKHEFKLDVEQLDLVKFGQKVENDFIGLNSGIMDQFAVGMGKKDNAILLDTNTMEYHYYPLELNDYIVVIMNTNKEHSLIDSKYNERREQTEEALRRLQKGLDIKSLGELDEDTFDQHTYLINDDILIRRARHAVIENQRTLKAKQALLDQDLVTLGHLINASHISLQYDYEVSGKELDTLASTAWRQPGVLGARMIGGGFGGSAIAIVKKDQVETFKKNVGDTYKKEIGYAAEFYNAEIVDGPHEIK; the protein is encoded by the coding sequence ATGGATAAGAATCAATTATTAGATCAATTCAAACAAGTTTTTGGTGTCAACGGCCAACGAGTTTACTTTTCACCAGGGCGCATTAATATTATTGGTGAACATACTGACTATAATGGTGGTAACGTATTTCCATGTGCAATTAGTTTAGGAACTTACGGTGTCTATGTACCACGGTCAGATAAGCAAATTCGACTATATTCAGAAAATATGAAAAATGATGATATTGAAAGTTTTGAAATTGGTGATTTAAAACCAGAAACGCAAGCTAAGAGTAAATGGATCAATTATTTCAAAGGAATGGTCGTGCAACTATTACAACATGGCTATCAGTTTGATCATGGATTTGATTTACTTGTTTATGGTAATTTGCCATATGGTGCTGGATTGTCTTCGTCAGCATCAATTGAGTTACTGATGGGTTACATTTTAAAACATGAATTTAAGCTGGATGTCGAACAACTTGATTTAGTTAAATTTGGTCAAAAAGTTGAAAATGATTTTATCGGATTGAATTCTGGTATCATGGATCAATTTGCGGTTGGAATGGGTAAAAAAGACAATGCTATTTTACTTGATACGAATACAATGGAATATCATTATTATCCATTAGAACTGAATGATTATATTGTTGTGATTATGAATACAAATAAAGAACATTCGTTGATCGATTCAAAATATAACGAACGCCGGGAACAAACTGAAGAAGCACTTCGTCGACTTCAAAAAGGGTTAGATATTAAATCTTTAGGTGAGCTAGATGAAGATACTTTTGATCAACATACTTATTTGATTAATGATGATATTTTAATTCGGCGTGCTCGCCATGCGGTAATTGAAAATCAACGGACATTAAAGGCTAAGCAAGCACTGTTAGACCAAGATTTGGTAACATTAGGCCATTTGATTAATGCTTCGCATATTTCTCTACAGTATGATTACGAAGTTTCCGGCAAAGAACTCGATACTCTAGCTAGCACAGCTTGGCGACAACCTGGCGTTTTAGGGGCTCGAATGATTGGTGGCGGATTTGGTGGTAGTGCCATTGCAATCGTTAAAAAAGATCAAGTTGAAACCTTCAAGAAAAATGTTGGAGATACTTACAAAAAAGAAATCGGCTATGCAGCTGAGTTCTACAATGCAGAAATTGTAGATGGACCACATGAGATAAAATAG
- a CDS encoding UDP-glucose--hexose-1-phosphate uridylyltransferase, with the protein MSMIEQFVQKIIAGTSYEELDHFYLVNKVRALVGDQDGEITVNSDLSLAQQLVDLAIENKKISDDLTSREILNDQLMDLVTPTPAQANHQFWDEYKKGPQAATKFFYQLCQDNDYIKVKSIAKNIVFEKETRDGSLEITINLSKPEKDPKVIAAAAHQSTSQYPQCQLCMENEGYLGRLGYPARSNHRIIRMTVGGQQWGFQYSPYAYFNEHCIFLDEKHEPMEINRQTLINLIDIERQFPEYFVGSNADLPIVGGSMLAHEHYQGGKHIFPMMKAEIRTKFSLAKYPAISAGIVNWPMTDLRLSSDDTQQLINAGADIMAAWKQYSAPELQINAESNGEQHHTVTPIMHRDGDTFILDLVLRDNNVSDKYPDGIFHPHQDVQHIKKENIGLIEVMGRAILPARLKDELSKVEKYWLDQPNKIAQYHVAWADKIKTSQKITEANVTDVLHQSVADVFARVLEDAGVFKNDKTGQTALGKFVAQFN; encoded by the coding sequence ATGTCGATGATTGAACAGTTTGTCCAAAAAATTATTGCAGGCACGAGCTATGAAGAGCTAGATCACTTTTATTTGGTTAACAAAGTGCGTGCCCTAGTTGGTGATCAGGATGGAGAAATTACAGTTAATAGTGATTTATCTTTAGCGCAACAATTAGTTGATTTGGCAATAGAAAACAAAAAAATTAGTGATGATTTGACAAGTCGTGAAATTTTGAATGATCAGTTAATGGATTTGGTGACACCAACGCCGGCCCAAGCTAACCACCAATTTTGGGATGAATATAAGAAAGGTCCACAAGCTGCAACTAAATTTTTCTACCAACTTTGCCAGGATAATGATTATATCAAAGTTAAATCAATTGCTAAGAATATTGTGTTTGAAAAAGAAACACGAGATGGTAGCTTAGAAATTACGATTAATTTATCTAAGCCAGAAAAAGATCCTAAAGTAATTGCTGCAGCAGCTCATCAATCCACAAGTCAATATCCACAGTGCCAGTTATGTATGGAAAACGAAGGGTACCTCGGCCGTTTAGGTTATCCAGCTCGTAGTAATCATCGGATTATTCGAATGACAGTTGGTGGACAGCAATGGGGCTTTCAATATTCGCCATATGCTTATTTTAATGAACACTGTATTTTCTTGGATGAAAAGCATGAACCGATGGAAATTAATCGGCAAACATTGATTAATTTAATTGATATTGAACGGCAATTCCCAGAGTATTTTGTGGGTAGTAATGCTGATTTACCAATCGTTGGTGGATCAATGTTGGCCCATGAACACTATCAGGGTGGTAAACATATTTTTCCAATGATGAAGGCTGAGATTCGCACGAAATTCTCATTGGCTAAATATCCGGCCATTTCAGCTGGAATTGTTAATTGGCCAATGACGGATTTACGCTTAAGCAGTGATGATACGCAACAACTTATTAATGCTGGTGCTGATATTATGGCGGCGTGGAAACAATACAGTGCGCCTGAATTACAGATTAATGCCGAATCTAATGGTGAGCAGCATCATACTGTAACCCCAATTATGCATCGTGATGGCGACACATTTATCCTTGATTTGGTGTTACGTGATAATAATGTCTCGGATAAATATCCTGATGGAATTTTTCATCCCCATCAAGATGTGCAACACATCAAAAAAGAAAACATCGGATTAATTGAAGTCATGGGACGCGCTATTTTGCCAGCCCGACTCAAAGATGAATTGAGTAAAGTAGAAAAATATTGGCTTGATCAGCCTAATAAAATTGCACAGTATCATGTTGCATGGGCAGATAAAATTAAAACGTCTCAAAAAATTACAGAAGCCAACGTCACGGATGTTTTGCATCAATCCGTTGCGGATGTTTTTGCACGTGTACTTGAAGATGCAGGTGTATTTAAAAATGATAAAACAGGTCAAACAGCGCTTGGTAAGTTTGTGGCACAATTTAACTAG
- a CDS encoding LacI family DNA-binding transcriptional regulator: MAVTLKDIAQQADVSLTTVSRVLNYDTSLSVSDMTRQKVFEIAEQLNYTKHKRVGNQQTKRLAVVQWYTEAQELDDLYYMSIRMGIEQHCQQIGFKALQVYQNNLDQLPTDVDGIIAVGKFSRQQITDFKQINAHVILVDYDGLPYDCDSVVTDFEYSVKNVVDTFLEQHIEDIGIIYGSETTADNAQEVPDPRLHYFVKKMQAEQLYQSDFMFKGRYTSESGYQMMKQAIQKLGTKLPHAFFIANDPMAVGALKALQEANISIPDRVSLISFNDTTIAKYVYPGLSSVHVATELMGSNAVDLMVEQFSGVRDYVKKVTVGTKLSKRQSVITSG, from the coding sequence ATGGCAGTTACACTGAAAGACATTGCACAACAAGCGGATGTTTCGTTAACCACGGTTTCGCGGGTACTAAATTACGATACTAGCCTGTCTGTCAGCGACATGACGCGTCAAAAAGTCTTTGAAATTGCTGAGCAGCTGAATTACACCAAGCATAAACGGGTTGGCAATCAACAGACTAAACGGTTAGCCGTTGTGCAGTGGTATACCGAGGCTCAAGAATTGGATGATCTATATTACATGTCAATTCGGATGGGAATCGAGCAGCATTGCCAACAAATTGGGTTTAAGGCCTTGCAGGTTTACCAAAATAATTTGGATCAGTTACCAACTGATGTAGATGGAATTATTGCGGTGGGAAAGTTTAGTCGGCAGCAAATCACGGATTTTAAGCAGATTAATGCTCATGTTATTTTGGTCGATTATGATGGTCTGCCATATGATTGTGATAGTGTTGTGACTGACTTTGAGTATTCGGTTAAAAATGTTGTTGATACATTTTTGGAACAACACATTGAAGATATCGGAATTATTTACGGCAGTGAAACAACAGCTGATAATGCACAAGAGGTCCCTGATCCGCGATTACATTATTTTGTAAAAAAAATGCAAGCAGAGCAGTTATATCAGTCCGATTTTATGTTTAAGGGGCGGTATACATCTGAATCAGGCTATCAAATGATGAAGCAGGCAATTCAAAAATTAGGGACTAAACTACCACATGCATTTTTCATTGCTAATGATCCAATGGCGGTTGGTGCGTTAAAGGCATTACAAGAAGCCAACATTTCAATTCCTGATCGAGTGAGTTTAATTAGTTTTAATGATACAACCATTGCGAAATACGTGTACCCAGGCTTATCGTCAGTCCATGTAGCAACGGAGTTAATGGGCAGTAATGCAGTAGACTTGATGGTGGAACAGTTCAGTGGTGTGAGAGATTATGTGAAAAAGGTGACGGTGGGGACTAAATTGTCGAAGAGACAGAGTGTGATCACCAGCGGTTAG
- a CDS encoding IclR family transcriptional regulator encodes MTEATTQNLYGGVLIKGKQIMDFILEAQTAPTLKQISDQVDMTKSTVLKILKTLEYCGFVRRNGEAKQYYLGTVFLGYAQKVDETFDIRQIALPLLSELRDQTGETINLGIIEDNTITLLEKLESPQSVYLVSRIGGGMNMYSSAMGKVTLAQYDSKKLNQYFSKITLTKLTPHTVTSEAKLRRNLVEIRQQGYSVDDEENQPDVYCIGFSIATENKVYGAFSISIPKYRVDQTKLAAIVKRAKVIQKRIIAGI; translated from the coding sequence ATGACAGAAGCAACCACACAAAATTTATACGGCGGTGTCTTAATTAAGGGTAAGCAAATTATGGATTTTATTTTAGAAGCGCAAACTGCACCAACTTTAAAACAAATTAGTGATCAGGTTGATATGACTAAATCAACTGTTTTAAAAATTTTGAAAACGTTGGAATATTGTGGCTTTGTCCGTCGCAATGGGGAGGCCAAACAATACTATCTAGGAACAGTTTTTTTGGGTTATGCCCAAAAAGTTGATGAAACTTTTGATATTCGGCAAATCGCGTTGCCATTGTTGAGTGAACTGCGTGATCAGACTGGTGAAACGATTAACTTAGGGATTATTGAGGACAATACGATTACACTCTTGGAAAAGCTAGAAAGTCCGCAGAGTGTATATCTAGTGTCACGGATTGGTGGCGGAATGAACATGTATTCATCTGCAATGGGCAAGGTCACATTAGCTCAATATGATTCAAAAAAATTAAATCAATACTTTAGTAAAATTACTTTGACTAAACTAACGCCACACACAGTGACAAGTGAAGCTAAATTGCGGCGAAATTTAGTTGAAATTAGACAACAAGGATATTCAGTGGATGATGAAGAAAATCAGCCTGATGTATATTGCATTGGCTTTTCCATTGCAACGGAGAACAAGGTTTACGGTGCATTCAGCATCAGTATTCCAAAGTATCGGGTAGACCAAACCAAACTAGCCGCAATCGTTAAGCGGGCAAAGGTGATTCAAAAGCGGATTATTGCGGGGATTTAA
- the kduD gene encoding 2-dehydro-3-deoxy-D-gluconate 5-dehydrogenase KduD, with the protein MAESQQEINERAEALNTFKMNFFDLKGKVAIVTGGNTGLGQAYAVALAEAGADIFVVTHGTQDWDETRSLIEAKGSKAQFFQADLTAKKAGQRVIDQALATFNHIDILVNNAGMIKRNPILESKDEDWDAVININLNAVYHLSLVAAKVFAKQKSGKIINIGSMLSFQGGKFIPSYTASKHGVAGLTKSFASELGAYNIQVNAIAPGYIKTANTAPIRADKSRNDEILGRIPAGHWAETYELMGSVVFLASNASNYVNGHVLAVDGGYLVR; encoded by the coding sequence ATGGCTGAATCACAACAAGAAATTAATGAGCGCGCTGAAGCGTTAAATACTTTTAAAATGAACTTCTTTGACTTGAAAGGTAAGGTTGCTATTGTTACTGGTGGTAATACCGGCTTGGGTCAAGCTTATGCAGTTGCTTTAGCAGAAGCTGGTGCCGATATTTTTGTTGTAACACATGGCACGCAGGACTGGGATGAGACTCGTAGTTTGATTGAAGCAAAGGGAAGTAAGGCTCAATTCTTCCAAGCTGATTTAACGGCTAAGAAAGCTGGCCAAAGAGTAATTGATCAGGCATTGGCTACATTTAACCATATTGATATTTTAGTCAATAATGCGGGGATGATTAAGCGAAATCCGATTTTAGAATCTAAGGATGAGGATTGGGATGCAGTGATTAATATTAATTTAAATGCTGTTTATCATTTATCGTTGGTGGCAGCTAAGGTTTTTGCTAAGCAAAAGAGTGGCAAAATTATTAATATTGGTTCGATGTTGTCGTTTCAAGGGGGAAAGTTCATTCCATCTTATACGGCATCGAAACACGGTGTAGCTGGGTTAACTAAGTCATTTGCCAGTGAGCTAGGTGCTTACAATATTCAGGTAAATGCAATTGCTCCCGGCTATATCAAAACGGCTAATACTGCGCCAATTAGGGCAGATAAATCACGAAATGATGAAATATTAGGTCGGATTCCAGCTGGTCATTGGGCAGAAACCTATGAATTGATGGGTTCAGTCGTATTCCTGGCTAGTAACGCTTCCAATTATGTTAATGGCCATGTGTTAGCGGTCGATGGCGGGTATCTGGTAAGGTAG
- a CDS encoding bifunctional 2-keto-4-hydroxyglutarate aldolase/2-keto-3-deoxy-6-phosphogluconate aldolase — protein sequence MKRAELVEKMVNTGVIAVIRAETPKKAVKVADAVIAGGVTGLELTYSVPHADTVISELVAKYKDTNVVVGAGTVLDATSARLAIIAGANFIVSPTFDKEVALMCNLYQIPYTPGTFTITEAQTALKYGSEVVKLFPGSMAGASAIKEYHGPFPYLNVMPSGGVNIQNMHEWFEAGAVVVGAGGGLTAPATNDDFAGVTKNAEEYISEYKRIKNS from the coding sequence ATGAAACGAGCAGAATTAGTAGAAAAAATGGTTAATACTGGCGTCATCGCCGTTATTCGTGCAGAGACACCAAAAAAGGCCGTTAAAGTTGCAGATGCAGTGATTGCTGGTGGCGTAACAGGACTTGAATTAACGTATAGTGTTCCACATGCTGATACTGTAATTTCAGAATTAGTAGCTAAATATAAAGATACGAATGTGGTGGTTGGTGCCGGAACTGTGCTAGATGCAACTTCTGCTAGATTGGCCATCATTGCAGGTGCTAACTTCATTGTTAGTCCTACATTTGATAAAGAAGTGGCCTTAATGTGTAACCTGTACCAAATTCCATACACACCAGGAACCTTTACGATTACAGAAGCACAAACTGCTTTGAAATATGGTTCTGAGGTGGTTAAGTTATTTCCTGGATCGATGGCTGGAGCTAGTGCCATTAAGGAATACCATGGTCCATTCCCTTATTTGAACGTAATGCCATCTGGTGGTGTCAACATTCAAAATATGCATGAATGGTTTGAAGCAGGTGCCGTGGTAGTTGGCGCTGGTGGTGGCCTGACTGCACCAGCTACAAATGATGACTTTGCTGGTGTTACTAAGAATGCTGAAGAATATATTAGTGAATATAAACGAATTAAGAATAGTTAA
- a CDS encoding aldo/keto reductase: MHNEALEPKIKLNNDIEIPVLGLGVWKASNAKAATAVSMAISHGYVLIDTAKQYGNELGVGNGIQDGLKVAGKNRDDLFITTKVYSGDQGYQPSIDAIDGQLERLQTDHVDLLLMHWPVNDLYNETWRGMEQIYHAGKARAIGVCNFDVERLTDLLKNASVTPAINQIEFNPRIHQQAVVDLCRSKGIQIEAWSPLGNGKLLELPLLNNIAVAHKKTSAQVILRWEVQSNVIVIPKSVHEDRIAENADIFDFSLSADEMDQINQLNEEHHSRWYDDYQWYGNPDGDPNRIMQA; the protein is encoded by the coding sequence ATGCATAACGAGGCGTTAGAACCAAAAATAAAACTGAATAACGACATTGAAATTCCCGTTTTAGGTCTAGGCGTTTGGAAAGCCTCAAATGCTAAAGCTGCGACTGCCGTTAGCATGGCAATTTCACACGGCTATGTTTTAATTGATACTGCTAAACAATATGGTAACGAACTGGGAGTTGGTAATGGAATTCAAGATGGTTTGAAAGTTGCTGGAAAAAATCGCGATGACCTATTCATTACTACAAAAGTATATAGTGGCGACCAAGGCTATCAGCCTAGTATAGATGCCATTGATGGTCAATTAGAACGCCTGCAAACTGATCACGTTGATTTGTTATTAATGCACTGGCCAGTTAATGATTTATATAACGAAACATGGCGCGGTATGGAACAGATTTACCATGCCGGCAAGGCGCGGGCAATTGGTGTTTGCAACTTTGACGTTGAGCGCTTAACTGATCTATTGAAAAATGCTTCTGTGACACCTGCTATCAATCAAATTGAATTCAACCCTAGAATTCACCAACAAGCAGTGGTTGATCTTTGTCGCTCAAAGGGAATCCAAATCGAGGCATGGTCACCTCTTGGTAATGGTAAACTATTAGAATTACCTCTACTAAATAATATAGCTGTAGCACACAAGAAGACATCAGCTCAAGTAATTCTACGCTGGGAAGTTCAATCCAACGTTATTGTCATCCCAAAATCAGTTCATGAAGACCGAATTGCAGAAAATGCAGATATTTTCGACTTCAGTCTATCAGCTGATGAAATGGATCAAATTAATCAGCTAAATGAGGAACACCATTCGCGTTGGTATGACGATTATCAGTGGTATGGAAATCCAGATGGCGATCCGAATAGGATTATGCAAGCTTAG
- a CDS encoding NAD(P)-dependent oxidoreductase codes for MSENLLAISPINDDQVHLLTDLDVNVFTPKELDQKISPADITIMYGWKQDISSKLLDATNSKLKWIHAISAGVDYLPLATLTKRGIKLTNASGIHATSISQSVLAYILHFVRGLDIAREHQIKHQWEKNADTNPATISDYKYVVFGTGHIGQQIGRLLQTLGGHTIGVNTTGHPAEYFDETIALNKIDDRVWHADVIINIMPLTDDTHHFYDSDFFAHFENLFLFVNVGRGPSVDSKALVAALEDGHVSHAALDVFETEPLPDDSPFWSMKNMIVTPHNTGVIRHFKKAQLELFMPNLKQYLQDGSFKYNQVDLIKGY; via the coding sequence ATGTCCGAAAATTTACTAGCTATTTCGCCAATTAATGACGATCAAGTGCACCTATTAACTGATTTAGATGTAAATGTCTTTACTCCAAAAGAGTTAGATCAAAAAATATCACCGGCTGATATTACAATTATGTATGGATGGAAACAGGATATTAGCAGCAAGTTGCTAGATGCAACTAATTCGAAATTAAAATGGATTCACGCAATTTCTGCAGGGGTTGATTATTTGCCATTAGCAACTTTAACAAAACGTGGAATTAAGTTGACTAATGCAAGTGGTATTCATGCAACCTCTATCAGTCAATCTGTACTCGCATATATCTTGCATTTTGTCCGCGGATTAGACATTGCACGTGAGCATCAAATTAAACATCAATGGGAAAAAAATGCGGATACTAATCCTGCTACTATCAGTGATTATAAATACGTTGTGTTTGGAACGGGACATATTGGTCAACAGATTGGGCGCCTACTGCAAACTTTGGGCGGTCATACTATTGGCGTTAATACAACTGGACATCCGGCAGAATACTTTGATGAAACCATTGCACTAAATAAAATTGATGATCGTGTTTGGCATGCTGATGTAATCATTAACATCATGCCATTAACTGACGATACCCACCATTTTTATGATTCTGACTTTTTTGCTCACTTTGAAAATCTATTTTTATTTGTCAATGTTGGTCGTGGTCCATCCGTTGATTCAAAAGCCTTAGTTGCTGCCTTAGAGGATGGCCATGTAAGTCACGCTGCTTTGGACGTTTTTGAAACTGAACCATTACCAGATGACAGTCCATTTTGGTCAATGAAAAATATGATTGTTACTCCCCACAACACTGGTGTTATTCGTCACTTCAAAAAGGCACAATTAGAGTTATTTATGCCTAATCTAAAACAATATTTACAAGATGGTAGCTTCAAGTACAATCAAGTCGACCTTATTAAAGGTTATTAA
- a CDS encoding endonuclease III domain-containing protein: protein MTLITIKELYQIMFDQMGPQGWWPGESKFEVAIGAILVQNTNWKNVEYSLDNLRRTTLLRPDKIHALTSKQLEPLIRPSGFFKNKSRCIVALFNWLANSNFDWDELAIQSTISLRSQLLQLPGIGSETADSILLYCLNKPVFIADSYTRRIFTNLGATNFKNYAELKTIAEQNLDLTLAQFQEYHGLLDDFGKENLKSWSASFLVPYQLTNQK from the coding sequence TTGACTTTAATCACAATTAAGGAACTTTATCAAATTATGTTTGACCAAATGGGACCACAAGGTTGGTGGCCTGGTGAATCTAAATTCGAAGTTGCCATTGGCGCCATTCTCGTTCAAAATACAAACTGGAAAAATGTGGAATATTCACTCGATAATTTACGCCGGACCACCCTACTACGGCCTGACAAAATTCATGCATTAACCAGTAAACAACTAGAACCATTAATTCGTCCTAGTGGTTTCTTCAAAAATAAATCACGTTGTATTGTTGCTCTATTTAATTGGCTGGCAAATTCAAATTTTGATTGGGATGAATTAGCAATCCAATCCACAATTTCACTACGTTCACAACTTTTACAATTACCTGGTATTGGGTCTGAAACTGCAGATTCAATCTTACTTTATTGTCTTAATAAGCCCGTTTTCATCGCAGATAGCTATACACGGCGTATTTTTACTAATTTAGGTGCAACTAATTTTAAAAACTATGCTGAATTGAAAACTATTGCAGAGCAGAACTTAGATTTGACACTAGCTCAATTCCAAGAATATCATGGACTTTTGGATGATTTTGGGAAGGAAAACTTAAAAAGTTGGTCTGCTAGCTTTTTAGTGCCTTATCAATTGACTAACCAGAAATAG
- a CDS encoding Hsp20/alpha crystallin family protein has translation MANELQNRRNDLFGDWNDWFNDGAFSNLGKAFSSMTPQTGSMKTDVKESDKDYQVKIDLPGFDKKDIHLNYANDMLSVTGHRTSFSDDSDDKGNMIHSERTYGQVSRQYRLPDVDKNNISAKYDDGVLSLVLPKLDKPLENDSHIEIE, from the coding sequence ATGGCAAATGAATTACAAAATCGGCGTAACGATCTATTCGGTGACTGGAACGATTGGTTCAATGATGGGGCCTTCTCAAACCTAGGAAAGGCTTTCTCTTCGATGACACCACAAACTGGTTCCATGAAGACAGATGTAAAAGAGTCTGATAAGGATTATCAAGTAAAGATTGACTTACCAGGATTTGATAAAAAAGATATTCACTTGAATTATGCTAATGATATGTTATCGGTCACTGGTCATCGTACTAGTTTTAGTGATGATAGTGATGACAAAGGTAATATGATTCACAGCGAACGCACATATGGCCAGGTAAGCCGTCAATATAGATTACCTGATGTGGATAAGAATAACATTTCAGCTAAGTACGATGATGGTGTTTTGAGCTTGGTATTGCCCAAGTTAGATAAACCATTGGAGAACGATAGTCATATAGAAATTGAGTAG
- a CDS encoding VanZ family protein, translating to MKTWIPFIIISIIMLIILIKLILRKQDTVWQKVTLFTAWIYSYFICRICLAPAPFSFTPTHEIHYFLIHGIILNLIPFQAMDTAFWLNVVMTIPAGIYYALIWHPRTVKSIFLFGLLTGLTIETTQFIINWFVQLGRWVEVDDLITNAVGVWIGIAIVWLLSKTFVNSWLKKLKLTS from the coding sequence ATGAAAACTTGGATTCCATTTATTATTATTTCGATTATTATGCTCATTATTTTGATCAAATTAATTTTACGCAAACAAGATACGGTCTGGCAGAAAGTAACGTTATTCACTGCTTGGATCTACTCGTATTTTATTTGTCGTATCTGCCTTGCCCCTGCGCCATTTTCTTTTACACCGACTCATGAAATTCATTATTTTCTCATTCATGGCATTATTTTGAATTTAATTCCATTTCAAGCGATGGACACAGCATTTTGGCTTAATGTTGTCATGACAATCCCTGCCGGCATCTATTACGCATTAATCTGGCATCCACGTACAGTTAAATCAATTTTTTTATTTGGTCTACTGACTGGTTTAACAATCGAAACAACTCAGTTCATCATCAACTGGTTTGTTCAATTAGGCCGTTGGGTTGAAGTTGATGACCTAATCACAAATGCTGTTGGTGTCTGGATTGGAATTGCCATTGTATGGTTATTAAGTAAGACCTTCGTCAACAGTTGGCTTAAAAAATTGAAACTAACTTCCTGA